The Pochonia chlamydosporia 170 chromosome 1, whole genome shotgun sequence genome window below encodes:
- a CDS encoding AT hook, DNA-binding motif protein (similar to Metarhizium robertsii ARSEF 23 XP_007818791.1), with translation MTPTVIADSDGDESDTGSATELPEVVAVEKSASTTHPSGSTDPTFFRSVFKEQSDAAKEHAVRHHQTEEAEDDIMDPSSFDNGFQQTRGTVHDKSLWDVPSSPEFEQPSRRAKKTDGSSNTRTKITRGLRRRLDDIGYVSQEDEPTGTVTTQSRKKRRVERDAPLDDLVSTAPIDSDPAFMVAPTMLTTSQREEYVSVKAGASSPAAKPLEQRCINVMSSGTATNLNTPRTTVAPSYDAAPDIKSSKSDRLKQVRGLRNSLPDEAAVSTSAPESNLSTKKEKSSSTAKSHRVINASDDESGLGEDDQPPETTKDDDGSDFEETANPVEKKKQRGRPKKENTATPKKKVVETKAKKKRGRPKKSDAAVKLDENGDVQEIAQVPPDPAPAESDMIQHTDTKTEEAEQTIVSPAKEKSITAANALLDKTPQTPTSDMKDGADVNSSKKPSSKALSASSGDSGRPLYRVGLSRNMRIAPLLKVIRK, from the coding sequence ATGACCCCAACAGTCATTGCAGATTCCGACGGAGATGAGTCAGACACAGGTTCTGCCACCGAACTACCAGAAGTTGTTGCAGTGGAAAAGTCAGCCTCAACTACACACCCGTCTGGTTCCACGGATCCAACATTTTTCAGGAGCGTGTTCAAGGAGCAAAGTGATGCAGCAAAGGAACATGCTGTAAGGCACCACCaaacagaagaagcagaagacgACATCATGGACCCATCGTCATTCGACAATGGCTTTCAGCAGACTAGGGGCACCGTCCATGATAAGAGTCTCTGGGACGTGCCTAGCAGTCCTGAATTTGAACAGCCGTCTAGGCGAGCCAAGAAAACAGATGGCTCTTCAAACACTAGGACCAAAATCACGAGAGGTTTACGACGACGACTGGATGATATAGGATATGTCAGTCAGGAGGATGAACCAACCGGGACAGTAACAACGCAAAGCAGAAAGAAGAGACGTGTCGAAAGAGATGCGCCCTTGGATGATTTGGTTTCGACTGCGCCTATTGATAGTGACCCGGCGTTCATGGTCGCCCCGACGATGCTGACGACTAGTCAAAGGGAAGAGTATGTGTCAGTCAAGGCTGGTGCATCGAGCCCTGCAGCAAAACCATTGGAACAGCGATGCATAAACGTCATGTCTAGTGGGACTGCTACCAATCTGAATACACCAAGGACAACTGTCGCTCCTTCGTATGATGCGGCACCTGATATCAAGAGCTCAAAGTCTGATCGGTTGAAACAAGTACGTGGACTACGGAACTCGTTGCCAGATGAAGCTGCGGTGTCTACATCAGCTCCAGAATCGAATTTAAGCACCAAAAAGGAGAAGTCCAGTTCAACGGCGAAGTCACACAGGGTCATCAATGCATCAGATGACGAGAGTGGACTGGGGGAAGACGATCAGCCACCTGAGACAACTaaagatgatgacggctCCGACTTTGAGGAAACAGCAAACCCcgttgagaagaagaaacaaaggGGCCGCCCgaagaaagaaaacacaGCAACGCCAAAGAAAAAGGTCGTAGAGACAAAGGCTAAGAAGAAGCGTGGGCGACCGAAAAAGTCTGACGCTGCTGTCAAACTTGATGAAAACGGCGACGTTCAAGAAATTGCGCAAGTTCCCCCTGATCCAGCGCCTGCAGAATCAGATATGATACAGCATACAGATACCAAAactgaagaagcagagcaaACGATCGTCTCTCCTGCCAAGGAAAAAAGCATAACCGCCGCCAACGCACTGCTGgacaaaacaccacaaacGCCAACTTCAGATATGAAAGACGGTGCGGACGTCAATTCTTCCAAGAAACCCTCCAGCAAGGCACTATCTGCATCAAGCGGAGATTCTGGTCGGCCCTTGTACCGTGTTGGGTTGAGCAGGAACATGAGAATAGCACCGTTGTTAAAAGTGATCCGCAAATGA
- a CDS encoding threonine synthase (similar to Aspergillus terreus NIH2624 XP_001215587.1) → MAQNGVTNGSNDSHIPSQRYLSTRGEDTDCSFEEVVLRGLATDGGLYIPEHIPQATAWKSWQDLSFSSLAYEIMSLYISPSEIPSADLKNIVNRSYSTFRSKDVTPLVQLDGNHHLLELFHGPTFAFKDVALQFVGNLFEYFLVRKNEGKTGRDRHHLTVVGATSGDTGSAAIYGLRGKKDVSVFIMFPKGRVSPIQELQMTTVLDKNVHNLSIEGTFDDCQDILKSMLADPEANKPINVGAVNSINWARILAQITYYFHSYFSLVKQSSTFKLGDKVRFVVPTGNFGDILAGYFAMRMGLPVDKLVIATNENDILDRFWKTGKYEKQPAPEDGQDITPEGVKETLSPAMDILVSSNFERLLWFLAYEFAASAGMDDQWNKKQAGQEVSKWLKELKTTGSFGPVYQDVLKCAKRDFDSERVDDSQTLETIQALYKKVGYVLDPHTAVGVAATIRSAANASPDIHHISLSTAHPAKFSGAVEKALTGQEGFDFENKVLPKEFIGLDKKEKRVTEVEGTVSKVRELVKAQVEQELSQA, encoded by the exons ATGGCCCAAAACGGAGTAACCAATGGGTCAAATGACTCTCATATCCCGTCGCAGCGCTATCTGAGCACTCGTGGCGAGGACACTGAT TGTTCGTTTGAAGAAGTCGTTTTGCGCGGCTTAGCTACCGATGGCGGACTCTATATTCCCGAGCACATTCCACAGGCTACTGCCTGGAAAAGCTGGCAGGACTTGAGTTTCTCTTCCTTGGCCTACGAAATCATGTCTCTTTACATTTCGCCATCTGAGATTCCCTCGGCAGACCTCAAGAACATTGTCAATCGAAGTTACTCGACTTTTCGCAGCAAGGATGTTACACCGCTCGTCCAACTCGACGGcaaccaccatctcctcGAACTATTTCACGGTCCAACCTTTGCCTTCAAAGATGTCGCGCTTCAGTTTGTTGGCAACTTGTTCGAATACTTCTTGGTGAGAAAAAACGAGGGCAAGACTGGAAGAG ACCGTCACCACCTCACTGTCGTTGGCGCCACCAGTGGTGACACCGGATCCGCTGCCATTTATGGCCTGCGCGGCAAAAAAGATGTTTCAGTATTCATCATGTTCCCCAAGGGCCGTGTCAGCCCCATCCAGGAGCTGCAGATGACCACCGTCTTGGACAAGAACGTGCACAACCTGTCCATTGAGGGAACCTTTGACGACTGCCAG GACATTTTGAAATCCATGCTCGCCGACCCCGAAGCCAACAAGCCCATCAACGTTGGCGCCGTCAACTCGATCAACTGGGCTCGTATCCTGGCCCAGATCACGTACTACTTCCACTCATATTTCTCACTGGTCAAGCAATCTTCTACTTTCAAGCTCGGCGACAAGGTTCGATTCGTCGTGCCTACTGGCAACTTTGGAGATATCCTTGCTGGCTACTTTGCCATGCGCATGGGACTGCCTGTGGATAAGCTAGTCATTGCGACCAACGAAAACGACATCTTGGACCGCTTCTGGAAAACTGGCAAGTACGAGAAGCAGCCCGCGCCGGAAGATGGACAGGACATCACACCCGAAGGTGTCAAGGAGACGCTCAGTCCTGCCATGGATATCCTGGTGTCTAGCAATTTCGAACGTCTATTGTGGTTCCTAGCCTACGAGTTCGCCGCAAGCGCAGGCATGGACGACCAGTGGAACAAGAAGCAGGCCGGTCAAGAAGTTTCCAAGTGGCTCAAGGAACTGAAAACTACTGGATCATTTGGCCCTGTGTACCAAGATGTTCTGAAATGCGCAAAGCGAGACTTTGACAGCGAGCGTGTGGATGACAGCCAAACCCTGGAGACCATCCAAGCTCTGTACAAGAAGGTCGGATATGTTTTGGACCCCCATACCgccgttggtgttgccgccACTATCAGGtccgccgccaacgccaGTCCCGACATCCACCACATCTCCTTGTCGACCGCCCACCCAGCCAAGTTCTCTGGAGCCGTGGAGAAGGCCCTTACCGGACAAGAGGGCTTCGACTTTGAAAACAAGGTTCTGCCCAAGGAATTCATTGGCCttgacaagaaggagaagcgaGTCACAGAGGTAGAGGGAACTGTAAGCAAGGTCAGAGAGTTGGTCAAGGCCCAAGTAGAGCAGGAACTTTCGCAGGCTTAA
- a CDS encoding mitochondrial carrier protein (similar to Colletotrichum gloeosporioides Nara gc5 XP_007273110.1) gives MTVEAKRDQQQDVPGRLTSSAVMPSTTRGRDHANSFVKRYRTEIAASSSSVFSTLAAFPLDSVKTRMQTYQYRGFLDCVKHTYRTEHLGGFFRGVMAPMASITLVRTVSFSIYQRAKYSYAGWVKRNMGYDILRHVNKPGTYPNLYSVACFGAAGATAGSVITFIACPFELTKLSAQVSVLLAERAGSCQKSRAVASSYQNKGTLRTMANIIKHRGVLGLYTGLRLHLLRDTLGTSIYFMVYESGKQLGTTLAGDNPNSNKLAVVTAGGMCGLVSWALIYPIDSAKSIYQRNSLLHSRGEKVDPAPKIEFFKRHMYRGLGVSMSRSCLVNAIFFSSFEFVKKRIKTLDDDPIKPRT, from the exons ATGACTGTGGAAGCAAAGCGTGATCAGCAGCAAGATGTCCCAGGCCGCCTCACCTCGTCAGCAGTCATGCCTTCAACCACCCGCGGACGAGACCATGCAAACTCGTTCGTTAAGCGTTATCGGACCGAAATAGCCGCCAGCTCTTCGAGCGTCTTTTCCACGCTGGCCGCCTTCCCCCTCGACAGCGTCAAGACTCGTATGCAGACCTATCAGTACCGCGGGTTTCTAGACTGTGTCAAGCATACATATCGCACCGAACACCTGGGTGGCTTCTTTCGAG GTGTTATGGCCCCCATGGCGAGCATTACCCTGGTCCGAACCGTGTCATTTTCGATATATCAACGAGCTAAATACTCATATGCTGGCTGGGTCAAGAGGAATATGGGATACGACATTCTTCGCCATGTGAACAAGCCAGGAACGTACCCGAACCTGTACTCGGTGGCCTGCTTCGGCGCTGCAGGGGCCACTGCCGGCTCCGTCATTACCTTTATCGCCTGTCCGTTCGAGCTTACGAAGCTAAGCGCCCAGGTGTCTGTGCTACTTGCAGAACGAGCGGGCAGTTGTCAAAAGAGCAGAGCCGTAGCTTCAAGTTACCAAAATAAGGGAACCCTGagaaccatggccaacattaTCAAACATCGGGGAGTATTGGGCTTATACACTGGACTCAGATTACACTTGT TGCGGGATACGCTAGGCACATCAATATACTTTATGGTGTACGAGAGCGGGAAACAGCTCGGGACAACCCTAGCTGGTGACAATCCAAACAGCAACAAGTTGGCAGTGGTAACGGCCGGCGGCATGTGCGGTCTCGTGTCTTGGGCATTAATAT ACCCTATCGATTCCGCCAAGAGCATATACCAACGAAACTCACTCCTTCACTCACGCGGAGAAAAAGTCGACCCCGCTCCCAAGATCGAATTCTTCAAACGCCACATGTACCGTGGTCTCGGCGTCTCCATGAGCCGCTCATGCCTCGtcaacgccatcttcttctcgtcaTTCGAATTCGTCAAGAAGCGCATCAAGACGCTAGACGACGACCCCATCAAGCCAAGAACATAA